The Ictalurus furcatus strain D&B chromosome 12, Billie_1.0, whole genome shotgun sequence nucleotide sequence tgggacgacagccatgcagaccaatttgatgcagtgtgtggcgtatggtctgagcactgacaggctgacccccccaccccttcaacctctgcaacaATGCTGGCatcactcatacatctatttcccaaagacagcctctggatatgatgctgagcatgtgcactcaacatctttggtcgaccatggtgaggcctgttctgagtggaacctgtcctgttaaaccgctgtatgctcttggccaccgtgctgcagctcagtgtcagggtcttggcaatcttcttatagcctaggccatctttatgtagagcaacaattctttttttcagatcctcagagagttctttgccatgaggtgccatgttgaacttccagtgaccagtatgagggagtgtgagagcgatgacaccaaatttaacacacctgctccccattcacacttgagaccttgtaacactaacaagtcacatgacaccggggaggggaaatggctaatagggcccaatttggacattttcacttaggggtgtactcacttttgttgccagcggtttagacattaatggctgtgtgttgagttattttgaggggacagcaaatttacactgttatacaagctgtacactcacgactttacattgtagcaaagtgtcatttcttcagtgttgtcacatgaaaagatataatcaaatatttacaaaaatgtgaggggtgtactcacttttgtgagatactgtatataaagatCTACATTAACTATTTTTTTGTGGTTAGTGATGATAAATGATGTGTAAATTTGGTCTTGTTCATCTTGGCTCATGTAGGAGACGTTTCCCATTACAATTCCATATACACATGGGgacaaaatctaaaattatttaagcaTCTAGAATAATTTTCTTGTGTTTTCCAGatgtatcactgctcacagtgtgggaagagttttacttacCAGAGTAATCTCCACCgtcaccagcgcattcacacaggagagaggccATATGATTGCTgccagtgtgggaagagttttacacgTCAGAGTATTCTCCAACagcaccagcgcattcacacaggagagaagccgtattactgttcacagtgtgggaagagttttactcgtcAGAGTTATCTCCAACGACATGAGCGCatccacacaggagagaggCCATATGACTGCtcccagtgtgggaagagttttactcgtcagagtaatctccaaatacacgagcgcattcacacaggagagaggccATATGACTGCTgccagtgtgggaagagttttacttgccaGCGTAATCTCCAAATacacgagcgcattcacacaggagagaagccgtatcactgtggacagtgtgagatgagtttTACCCAACTATGTACTCTCCAGCGACACGAGCGctttcacacaggagagaagccatattaCTGCTCACATTGTTGGAAGAGTTTTACACGTCAGAGTACTCTCCAACgtcaccagcgcattcacacgggagagaagccgtatgactgctcacagtgtgggaagactTTTACTCGTCAGAGTCATCTCCAACagcatgagcgcattcacactggagagaggccgtatcactgtggacagtgtgagaagagttttacttgcccGAGTCATCTCAAaagacaccagcgcattcacacaggagagaagccatatcactgcTCGCAGTGTGGGAAAAGTTATCGTGATCAGAGGGCCTTCCACAGCCACCAGCAGAGTCATACAGGACAGAAGCCGTACCTCTGTGGACAATGTGGATGGAGCTATACTCATTCAAGTTCATTAAGGACACACAAGTGCTCTAACATAAAGCCATCAGCTCTTGATACGTGAATTTGTCAAATtaagatgtttttaattttaatttttaaagggAGGTAAGGTGACATTCTGGCATAAAactatatgatattttttgtcatGGACTATAGTATTCTGTTACGTGGGACTTAATTGCTTACTCTCTGGTTTTAGCAGCAATTAATCATTATGTTGTTTTCCTGTTTTACTCCAAACTCTTCGATGCAACACATGGAATACCCACTTTAGTCAACTAATCCAGACCTCTGAGTTAGACATGTGACTCTAACAAAAGACATTTCCCTCCAACAAAAGTAAACATCTAGAAATTGTTTTCGAAAATGTCGTGTTGTGCATACATGCAATCTGGACACCTGTCCAAGCCAACAGAAGATGGTTCTGTTTACAGGCAATTTGAAGAGATAATTCTGGTCAAAGTTGCTCTGTCTTTGCAGGGTCCATTTAAGTACTTCTAACTACacagtatggccaaaagtatggggATGCCTAACCACCACACCCATATATGCCTtttgaacatccactgatggaACGGCGTCCAATCTAGGGATGAAACGTTTACCGGTTTCACGATAAACCCTGATGAAATTCCCAGACAGTTAGTATTAccgtgtcacatttaattatcattaaaaccgtgTGCGATTATCGTGATTTGTAAAACTCGCggtaaatgctgtccacacaTGAGTCTGACGCAGGCGCAgcatgcaacatttttttttttgagtatgaAAACGGACGTTACAATTAAAAACCAAatgcgtctgctcaattcagcatgagctgaGTGAGTCAGATCAACAGCACAGATCAACAgtagtcagatttcatttatgaCGTGATGAAAGTGAGGCGAGGCGACTGACATGATGATGGCtgaagatttggtttaatataagcaagtttgtcattgtactgttttgttgtgtttttcattaagaacaataatgaacccaccattaaAGCACTTGTCTCCCCCGAATTGCCGCTAATTTGAAAGCAAAAGTGAAATGCGTACAGCCACAAgggcattcataagcgatttaaaagcAAGGGGGGAAAGACTGGCATAAAATTGGTTTGAGGTTTGACGTTTGTTATTCGCTAATTAAGGGGCTGTATATAAAGTTACATACAACAttggtatacacgtttctaacttcaatagcatttgaagagagTGACTTACAGTAACAAAAGTTCTTGTAAGGTTAGAAATTCTCCCAAGTACTGTCACTGTATTCTGTCAATCAGTATGCTGTAAATGAACTAcatcatttttattactataaaaaagctAAATGAGTATGGGGCGATGCTGTGATgcgcaagtgatgtaatcggtgtgtgGCCGAATACCGtgtaacaccgggaacaccgactatcgcagcaagcccagtgacaaccatccatcactttatcgtcaaatataaaacctgtttaaatgatttcagtgtgtgtatcagtacttttttgtacattttcagcacattttaacaatactgATAACCGTGATAGTTTTAGTCACGATAATCATGTTATGAAATTTTCTCTAATCCACTCCATGGTGCTTTGAGCCCAGTGTTCCTGATATATTTTTCGGATTTACTgaaaccctgaccaggacaacAGTTACACAGTAAGATCAAGGAATGGATTTTTGTTGTATATATGTTCCTTTAAGTAGtaagaaaatatttgtatgCCCTGTAAATCTTAGAATTTTTAATGCAGGACCTCTATCACAATTGTGGGTATACAGTAAATGGAGGGTCTGGGTTTGATGACCCCTTCACTTTGGTAAATCACGTTTAATCATGCATCAATTTTATACTTTACTTATTAATCAACAAAAATTCTCCATGATGCGATTTCTCAACaggttttaaaaacataaaatattacatttataaatcttCAGATGTTTTGCCTCGACACTCACAGGTAAGCTCATGCATATTAATCATCCTTTATGTTTCTCCGACTTGAATAAAGTTTACCTGTGGAATATTTTGAGTTGATTAGTCAAATTACATTACTATCAGTTTATCCCTTACTAGATCTGTGATGATGCTATTATACTGAACGTTGGGCCAAAATCCATCAAAAGGATTCTAGTAGAACAGGCTAAACATTTCTGATATTTCAGAATAAATCTGACACTTCCTCACACCATTGTCATATTCTTAGGTTTAATTCAGACCAAAGTATTTTGATAGTATTTAAATAAGGAGACAGAGATAAACCACTGCAGAACATCGATTCTGTGTTGCCATGTTAGACGTTCAGCAAAGATGGTCAAGAGACTGGATTGATCTTCACACAATCTCTTTATTAATCTCTTTGAGTGTCTTTATATCGCCAACAGAAATCATCTAAATGTTTACACCAGTCTGTTCTACAGAGTGGGAAGGCCTTGCTTATTGTAGAGAGGACAGAAAAGAGAAGGGAGGGGAACTAGATAAGAAGGAAGGCTAAGCCAGGGAATGTTATTATCTCTGACCTTGGTGTGTTCAGTCAAAAAGACCCactgtaccaaaaaaaaacacaaggcaaggaataaaatatagaaCATACTCAGACAGCTCTAGATATAAAACTGTCATAaagttaaatataatatataatattattataataatataataataatattatataatataaatgttaaatataataaatataaatgtatctaTAGATCTTTACTCACCATGAAATCTAACCATGCCCTTCAGTCTTCTAATCCTCAATGAATAGAAGCATGTTATGTATGATTGGAATGATACGAGAGATGTTTTGTAACTGTCTGCTGATTAAATGTTCGGGCTGTTAAGAAACCTGGTACTTTAATCCACTGAAGCTGCACATCCCCCACTGTGAATGCAGGTCAAGGTGGTCTTTCAGTGTGTAGTGGAACAGACCAGAAACCATTGCCatggaaaacaatctttccagcctaattcaaaaacttcagagacagagggttagtagatgtcaaaaagtaaataaactttattgaaacaataaagtgagacagtctgcagaaagtctgaattatacatacacaaactttgttaaatgtgctttatgtTCCTCACATACCATCTGTTAGCTTGATGATTATACAGTTAGATTAAAGATTCCAGAACACTCGTATGTATTGTATTTATGATTATGACATAGTTTTATATGTAGAGCTGTCTCGGAGTATGttgtatatattatttgttGCCTTGTGTTTTTTGGTACAGTGGGTCTTTATGGCTCAGACTTCCTTCTTATCTATTTCCCCTCCCTTCTCTTTTCTGTCATCTCTACATAAGTAAGGCCTTTCAACTTTGTAGAATAGACTGGTGTAGACATTTAGATGATTTCTGTTGGGGAAATGAgtattcaaaattattcaagatGCTTAAACCATTTTAGATTGTCCACATGTGGTTATGGAATTATTACTGGAAATGTCTCCTACAATACTATAATACGGCTTCACCACCCTATCACCCACCTTTAATGGCTGTAACACCCTGAATTTTATGTATGCAAATGCAGACAGTCTGTGCTGTGATTTGTGCTTTCCGGTTTCTCATTATCATGATAAGCATTATTATGTCTCATTCATTTCGAGAGACAAGTGAGGATGGTCAGGGAACAACTGctatttacagctgctataacgtaattgataacaggaactcactcCAGTGTCAGGAAACTTACTTTCTACCAAGCGTTaacactccttccataaaagttaaataatgtTATTGGGCTTAGATGATGTGGAGCCTTTGCCAATGAAATCTCTGTAAATGAGCAGTTATAGGAATAATAACATAATAGAAATGTCCAAAATATTCAGATCTGTGAGGTTATTGGAAAATTGATCAACACCTTCTGCATTTAACTGAACTCTGGTATAATTATACTGCGATGCACTGTACTCAGAACTCCCAACTGTCCACACAGAAAAGTGCAAAGGAACAGTCATTTATCTCAGGATTCTCCTTCAGGAACACAGGGAACATCCACTGAGCCCAATTTATATGACCTAaacatatcacaccaatatattcattacatacacatcattcgctacatgctcaaatataattaatatgcaATTCTTATGTAATTACATTGTTTTCAGCCCAAGTTTACTAATGTCAAAACCACTGTGACTGATCATTTTAAAGAGCCAAGATAAAGACAGTTGATTTAACTCACACATCATTTCTCATCACTAATCACACAGAAATAGTCAATGTAGTGTACAGTCAGgaccataagtatttggacagtgacaacTTTCATTGAAATCCTGCAGCCCACACTGACCAACTGTGCAGGAGATAAGTTTTAGAGCGGAGCCTTCAGTAGAACAGAAAGATGCAGGAATGTCCAACACCTCCTgcagaattaaaataaagttcCCAATTACATAATCTATCCTGAAGGACAACTTATTATGTcctgtaaatgaaaaaagaatacTGCAGGCTATATAGTTGgcaaaattaagtaaaaaaaaaaacaaaaaacaaaaaggtataTATGTTTTGAGTGGAAAAAGACACGGCTTAAACACGCTTTCTGAAGTCTTTTAGTAGATATGTATGCATGTTCATTTTAGGATAATCagacatgttttaagttgtgAACGATGCAGTGTTTTAACGAATTAGGTGATTAAATGATACAGTGAGTCAAGCTCAAAAAAAGACACTCACTTTTCACACGTACTGGTGTAATGATCTTTCTttgagaaaactttttttttttttaatgccaacCCTTTGGGACTGCAATCTCACAGGTATTAGTGATGGGAAGATCGGGTCATTTTACTGATtcagatctttgaatctcggtcagcaaaatgaacgaatctttatgcaagtcattttgttcatttgagcagaattaaattaaaatgttacattttcaatagccaaatcccccccccccaacacatcTACTTACCCAAACTTTGATCATATTCCGAAATAAGGAAACGATTATGTAGCCAAGGAATAATTAATTCACCACTCAGCTGGATCTTCCAGTCCGAGTCGTTCATTCTTTTGTCACGTGACAGTTCAGGTCAGCGCCTTGGTTAAGTAGGTCATGAAGCAGTATATGGTATACACGAGttggggcactggtaaggaccctggctcactacacattgggacactgataactccATTTCTGGCGACATGACTACTTACGCGcattgtaaaacatcaccaaaaataaaaacaattaaaactaCTTACATTCTATGTGTCATAAATGGGTTAGCTTAGTCACACGCATTTCTATCATGATACACCAAACAAGTTCGTAAACAAGTTAgtgcattcaaaaaaaaaaaatcattcaacacttaaaaattttaattgttaatgtaagtaatcatttgagagctacaacaaagATTACAAGTTCCTTACATTTGTAGTCAGCAGTTGGCTGAGGGTTCATTCGCCCTTGTTTtcaagctgagaggcttcagaaagcATGACATCCTTTCCaataagggaacatagtgaagATCAATGCACCCTGGTTTGTGTAGCGTGTTGTGGGATTTTCGTTTTATGGATTTTGCACTTGAGACAGCCCATAAAATGGCCGAtaccctgatcagtgccctgcaCTACTGAactatggagctggtgttgtgaataaaatcaacctttttagcctaagtcaaaaacttcagaggcagagagtttagtagatgtcaaaaagtaaataaattttagtgaaaaccaataaagtgagacagtctgcagaaagtccgaattatacatacacaagcatgtctttatatacctccctgaagcagtaaaattatccctaggtgtggcatttaccttttctttttAGAACAGACCAATCTCCATTGCCTTAACTAATTATTCACATTCATGTGATACCTTATATTTGTGGCGCATGCATAGCCAGTTGCAtgttctttaaaagttttttacCAGACCCGGGTTAATACTATGTCACATAATTCATTCCATAGCCTCATCTTGGTACCCTTTCTTTGAACTCTTGTCTCTTCTTATGTTACTGATTTGCAAGCCCAGGGGGCCCAATTCAGAAACCCAGTTCTGGAATGTGTCTAATTTACTGCCACAAAGTGAAGCTGTGTTTAGACAAACACAGGTTCTTACTTTAAGTAGTAATTCTAAATGTAGGTTACATATTGAGtgcacttcattaacatatccaaaagTTAGTTGTACATCTTGATTAcaattcataaatattttctatactggTTCCAGACATCACACCCTGCAACAACTCATTTCAGGGAGGTAGCTCCACCACTCTTGCAACCCTAGGTCccccatatccatccatccatccaacttctaccgcttactccttttcagggtcacggggaacctggagcctaccccaggaagcatcgggcacaaggcggggtacaccctggacagggtgccagtccatcgcagggcacaatcacatacacactcacacacccattcatacattacggacactttagacacgccaatcagcctaccatgcatgtctttgtactgggggaggaaaccggagtacccggaggaaacccccgcagcacgaggagaacatgcaaactccgcacacacatggccctggcagtaatcgaaccccggaccctggaggccCCCCATATACACtcgtttttaattatttttgacagTCTCAATGCTAATAGCTAAAAGCTAAATGTGACATTACAATGTGTACTTAATATGTAccattatattatgttattcaactcatttagtgtttttattccattaCAACTTTAAGCAAGTCTACAGAGAGAGTAATACGGCTGTGAAGGTGGTCAGTAGGACCTGCTCCATATGATATTTTTACCTTACAGATTCTACATTCTGCCTTTGTGTTTTGTGATCTGATGGATTTATGTTAGAGCACTTGTGTCTCCTTAATGAATTTGCATATCTATAGCTTTGTCCACAGTGTCCGCAGAGGTACGCGTTCTGTCCTGTATGACTCTGCTGGTGGCTGTGGAAGGCCCTCTGGTCACGAAAACGTTTCCCACACTGttcacagtgatacggcttctctcccgtgtgaatgaGCTGGTGTTGTTGGAGAGTACTCTCTTGACTAAAACTCGtctcacactgtccacagtgatatggcctctgtcctgtgtgaatgAGTACGTGTCGTTTGAGATGGCTCTCTCGTGTAAAAGTCttctcacactgtccacagtgatacggtctctctcctgtgtgaatgcgctcgtgtCGTTGGAGATGACTCTGATGAGTAAAACTATTTCCACACTGGGAGCAGTAATATggcctctctcctgtgtgaatgcgcttgtGTTGTCGCAGGGTACTGTGGCAAGcaaaactcttctcacactgtccacagtgatacggcttctctcctgagTGAAGGCGCTCATGTTGTTGGAGAGCACTCTGGTAagcaaaactcttcccacactgttcacagtgatacggcttctctcctgtgtgaatgcgctcatgttGTTTGAGATGACTCTgacgagtaaaactcttcccacactgtgagcagtgatacggtttctctcctgtgtgaatgagctCGTGTCGTTGGAGATGACGCTGCTgactaaaactcttcccacactgtccacagtaatacggcttctctcctgtgtgaacacGTTTGTGCCGTTGGAGATTACCCTGACTAGTAAAAcacttcccacactgtccacagtgatacggcttctctcctgtgtgaacacGTTCATGTCGTTGGAGATTACCCTGACTAGTAAAAcacttcccacactgtgagcactggTACATCTGGAAAACACAAAATTATTCAAGATGCTTAAACCATTTTAGATTGTCCACATGTGGTTATGGAATTATTACTGGAAATGTCTCCTACAATACTGTAATACAGCTTTCACCATCCAATCACCCAACTTTAATGTCTGTAACACCCTGAATTttatggatgcaaatgcagacagagctgctaaattaataaaaatatctaGATAAACATAAAATAGTTAGAAATTAAATTTTAACTGTTCATAGTTATATTTAAAGTAACAGAACATTCTTAATTCTTGTGTCTTCAAGAGGGAAAACTCTTGTGTCTCATTCATTTCAAGAGGGAAAACAAGTGAGGATGGTCAGGGAACAACTGttatttacagctgctataacgtaattgataacaggaactcactcCAGTGTCTGGAAACTTACTTTCTACCAAGCGTTAAcgctccttccataaacactaAATAATGTTATCAGGCTTCGATTATGTGGAGCCTTTGCCAATGAAATctctgtaaatgagctgttataGGAATAATAACATTAGAATGTCCAAAATATTCAGAACTTATACTATGGTATAATTattctctgagagagagagagagagagaaagagagatggactGTAAATGTGATTGGTGTAGttagcagaaagagagaccaacagaatctgtctctctctctctctctaaaaataaaaaaaaaaaaacagccaaaaaccATTTCTGGTATAAAATTTGCAAGCCACGGGGAGCCGCTATACAGGAGACTCCT carries:
- the LOC128615595 gene encoding zinc finger protein 239-like produces the protein MKSESRRRSLGKSPQTPAATGSKMYHCSQCGKSFTYQSNLHRHQRIHTGERPYDCCQCGKSFTRQSILQQHQRIHTGEKPYYCSQCGKSFTRQSYLQRHERIHTGERPYDCSQCGKSFTRQSNLQIHERIHTGERPYDCCQCGKSFTCQRNLQIHERIHTGEKPYHCGQCEMSFTQLCTLQRHERFHTGEKPYYCSHCWKSFTRQSTLQRHQRIHTGEKPYDCSQCGKTFTRQSHLQQHERIHTGERPYHCGQCEKSFTCPSHLKRHQRIHTGEKPYHCSQCGKSYRDQRAFHSHQQSHTGQKPYLCGQCGWSYTHSSSLRTHKCSNIKPSALDT